A portion of the Archocentrus centrarchus isolate MPI-CPG fArcCen1 chromosome 19, fArcCen1, whole genome shotgun sequence genome contains these proteins:
- the aatkb gene encoding serine/threonine-protein kinase LMTK1 isoform X4 — MHFLEEAQPFRALQHPALLQCLAQCTEVTPYLLVMEFCPLGDVKGYLRSCRTSETMTPEPLILQRMACDIASGLLHLHKHNFTHSDLALRNCLLTADVSVKIGDYGLAHTKYKDDYYVTSDQMYVPLRWIAPELVDEVHGNVLVADQTQQSNIWSLGVTIWELFELGNQPYRHYSDRQVLTYAVREQQLRLPKPLLKVPLAERWYEVMQFCWLQPDQRPTAEEVHLLLSYLCAKGASEAEEDFEKRWNSLRPNTGFSSQRGTSAMSQDHPSSTSSSFPLLELFSAGDGYQSESGDDILTVTETSHGLNFEYKWEQATADQSYRTPDTSSTLGQVNHHCQEAFYPPGGIVGGCPMESLSHGASPSYYQPKHLHAPGVLPVLSAHSPSVNSEYYIRIEEPVDCNIDLDYTMASYSPDYQGSSGSFLTGSADSGECMACPSQAKSMAPYWSADIHKSDMYDSNDSSPAISLTMEPLLGQVSDNSPLRPWESSHYVSYKDRDGGYYYDHSPPLGIDHYFIGGEHSSEHHQESWGSRSLRQALGELENPLGISPSVNSLPQQVYRDAYLDTSQTSIIGKNVTGGYYDMMGSLRKTMPSHTRHNSHSVSINMETQGALFIGHRDSDSEEEEEDIFVERHTCNTWPSKHRHSSAGHQRRASHSCRQDTYADFHYTMPSTDIEDSWPEGHSMAFHSLPKPIDYLEPHQVKDNSACLGLSKHHAMVPSENCNTYIYLCHEGETQVPTSGECCHSHFVDPLTGLLVRNTGFCHNYSHTNYRDKVIDMPSNEEMINLSPAPGGPIVAKSTLKKSEDCGEQYVDLTTDELQFKEKREDVIKEITQKLPEPRKEAVTLTMTKATQATPPPDDNVHVMVAITDPQSELSHTSDSGVDRGGSNVSLADILDCSDDDEEEDITDDITDVTSGIFADESSELNASPAFKLLQKQVGTPDSMDSMDLPSVAGSCEGSSPASSHPSNSPKAMDSGYDTENNESPEFVPKEPHEPREQPLAKPTLDVSLEEDEVLEEHGPEAKAVPTEGEHLLGEDLALAASQTGDPILLPLSDKTPYRDSAYFSDYENEKQSRDEREELQMGKADEENVEKEPDIAEKKAAKRKSEEEEEQQDAVANKDIKLEMKQRLPNTTEFSSPPDAEEYLTEECCQDETLGLPPEPSDTEGALDEWPSQEESSSLGDWAAEVVGAMEEALGALNGDCATSVKVDKEEADDIKDSAQSSETAKEPAIKTSQNRLSGTSGEILHTLPKDEVALQHTANTRRFSSSSPPPPPTPPPPLPATEGRVSPADGEEADEEDGDTDDSDESDEELRTYNMQEQSGGEESEEECHPVPIVVSDNSEAHKLRSLLKMPTLLTAENLEEELEHKKKTVSFFDDVTVYLFDQESPTKELAEHGFPLGAEGQTSQSKPQERVNPSDDSSDGNISEESAGFEWEDDFPLLPLPTSSAASDSPPSCPITKTPDTKPAMQYSRFTVSPSNVSRFSITHISDSDMDSAGGSSEDGEKE, encoded by the exons ATGCACTTCCTAGAAGAAGCACAGCCTTTCCG TGCCCTCCAGCATCCTGCTCTGCTGCAGTGTCTTGCCCAGTGCACCGAGGTCACTCCCTACTTGTTGGTGATGGAGTTTTGTCCTCTG GGGGATGTGAAGGGTTATCTCCGAAGCTGCAGAACCTCTGAAACCATGACCCCAGAGCCCCTGATTCTTCAAAGGATGGCCTGTGACATCGCCTCAGGGCTCCTGCACCTGCACAAACACAACTTCACACACAG TGACCTGGCTTTAAGGAACTGCTTGCTGACGGCTGATGTCTCAGTGAAGATCGGAGATTATGGTCTGGCCCACACAAAGTACAAG GATGATTATTATGTGACATCAGATCAGATGTATGTGCCCCTGCGCTGGATTGCTCCGGAGCTGGTGGACGAGGTGCATGGAAACGTGCTGGTGGCAGACCAGACCCAACAGAGCAACATCTG GTCTCTTGGTGTGACAATATGGGAGCTGTTTGAGCTGGGAAACCAGCCCTACAGACACTATTCTGACAGGCAGGTACTGACCTATGCTGTTAGGGAGCAGCAGCTGCGACTGCCCAAACCGCTGCTCAAAGTGCCCCTAGCTGAGCGCTG GTATGAGGTGATGCAGTTCTGCTGGCTCCAGCCTGATCAGAGACCCACAGCAGAGGAAGTTCACTTGCTGCTCAGCTACCTATGTGCCAAGGGGGCCAGTGAGGCCGAAGAGGACTTTGAGAAGCGTTGGAACTCCCTGCGTCCCAATACTGGATTCAGCAGTCAGCGTGGTACTTCAGCAATGTCACAGGACCACCCCTCATCAACCTCCTCATCTTTCCCACTCTTAGAACTTTTTTCAGCTGGTGATGGCTACCAatcagagtctggggatgacaTACTAACGGTCACTGAGACCAGCCATGGCCTAAACTTTGAGTACAAGTGGGAGCAAGCCACGGCAGACCAGTCATATAGAACCCCAGACACTTCTAGTACCTTGGGTCAGGTAAACCATCATTGTCAGGAAGCATTTTACCCACCTGGAGGCATTGTGGGAGGCTGCCCTATGGAAAGTCTGAGCCATGGAGCTTCTCCTTCATACTATCAACCAAAACATCTACACGCTCCAGGTGTACTTCCTGTCCTCAGTGCCCATAGCCCCTCAGTAAACAGTGAATACTACATTCGCATTGAGGAGCCAGTAGACTGTAACATTGATCTGGACTACACCATGGCCTCCTACAGCCCAGACTACCAGGGCAGCAGTGGGAGCTTCCTGACTGGAAGTGCAGACTCGGGTGAGTGCATGGCCTGCCCATCACAGGCTAAAAGCATGGCTCCTTATTGGTCAGCTGACATCCATAAATCTGACATGTATGACTCCAATGACTCAAGTCCTGCCATCTCCCTGACGATGGAACCCCTTTTAGGTCAAGTGTCGGATAACAGCCCCCTACGACCCTGGGAGTCTAGTCACTATGTGTCCTATAAAGATCGAGATGGGGGTTACTACTATGATCACTCACCACCTTTGGGAATAGATCACTATTTTATTGGAGGTGAGCACTCCAGTGAGCATCATCAGGAAAGCTGGGGGTCAAGAAGCCTGCGTCAGGCTTTGGGTGAGTTGGAAAACCCGCTAGGAATATCCCCATCTGTAAACAGTCTGCCTCAACAGGTTTACCGAGATGCATACTTGGACACAAGTCAGACATCCATCATAGGAAAGAATGTAACTGGAGGCTATTATGACATGATGGGTTCCCTGAGGAAGACTATGCCCAGCCACACAAGACACAACAGCCACTCTGTCAGTATCAACATGGAGACTCAGGGGGCCCTCTTCATTGGACACAGAGACAGTGATtcggaagaggaagaagaggacatATTTGTTGAGAGACACACTTGTAATACTTGGCCTTCAAAGCACCGCCACAGCAGTGCAGGTCACCAGAGACGGGCGAGCCATAGTTGCCGACAGGACACTTACGCTGACTTCCATTATACGATGCCAAGTACAGACATCGAGGATTCCTGGCCAGAAGGGCACAGCATGGCCTTCCACTCTCTACCCAAACCCATTGATTATCTTGAGCCACACCAGGTCAAAGATAACAGTGCCTGCCTCGGTTTGAGTAAACATCATGCTATGGTGCCCTCAGAAAACTGCAATACCTACATCTACCTGTGCCATGAAGGTGAGACTCAGGTGCCAACATCTGGAGAGTGTTGCCACTCACACTTTGTTGACCCACTCACTGGCTTGCTAGTTAGAAACACTGGCTTCTGCCACAACTACAGTCACACTAACTACAGAGATAAAGTCATTGACATGCCAAGCAATGAAGAGATGATCAATCTGTCACCAGCTCCAGGGGGTCCCATTGTGGCCAAATCTACTCTGAAAAAGTCTGAGGACTGTGGAGAACAGTATGTTGATCTTACAACCGATGAGCTCCAGTTTAAAGAGAAGAGGGAGGATGTAATCAAGGAAATCACACAAAAACTGCCAGAACCTAGAAAAGAAGCGGTGACTCTGACAATGACTAAAGCCACTCAAGCCACTCCACCTCCTGATGATAACGTGCATGTGATGGTGGCCATCACAGATCCACAGTCAGAATTGAGTCACACCAGTGACAGTGGTGTTGACCGTGGAGGCTCCAATGTCAGCCTCGCTGACATCCTTGACTGCAGTGAcgatgatgaagaagaagataTCACAGACGACATCACTGATGTTACCTCAGGCATCTTCGCTGATGAGTCCAGCGAGCTGAATGCTTCCCCTGCCTTCAAGTTGCTACAAAAGCAGGTGGGAACACCTGACTCCATGGATTCCATGGATCTGCCATCTGTAGCTGGCTCTTGTGAAGGCTCCAGCCCTGCATCCTCCCACCCCTCGAACTCACCTAAAGCTATGGACAGTGGCTATGACACAGAGAATAACGAGAGCCCCGAGTTTGTTCCCAAGGAACCTCATGAACCCCGTGAACAGCCTTTGGCAAAACCTACCCTTGATGTCAGTCTGGAGGAGGACGAGGTGCTGGAGGAGCATGGACCTGAAGCTAAAGCGGTGCCCACAGAGGGTGAGCATTTATTGGGTGAAGATTTGGCACTAGCAGCCTCACAGACAGGTGACCCCATTCTGTTACCATTGAGCGATAAGACTCCATACAGAGACTCTGCCTACTTTTCAGACTATGAGAATGAAAAGCAGAGTCGGGATGAGAGAGAAGAACTCCAAATGGGCAAAGCAGATgaagaaaatgttgaaaaagAACCAGACATTGCAGAAAAGAAGGCTGCAAAAAGGAaaagtgaagaagaggaagaacaacAGGATGCTGTGGCAAACAAGGACATAAAACTTGAAATGAAGCAAAGATTACCAAACACAACAGAATTCTCTTCTCCACCAGATGCTGAGGAGTACTTGACAGAGGAATGCTGCCAAGATGAGACATTAGGGCTTCCTCCAGAGCCTTCTGATACTGAGGGAGCACTGGATGAATGGCCATCACAGGAAGAGAGCTCATCTTTGGGAGACTGGGCAGCTGAGGTGGTTGGGGCCATGGAAGAAGCTCTCGGTGCCCTGAATGGAGATTGTGCCACCAGTGTGAAGGTAGATAAGGAGGAAGCAGATGACATAAAAGACTCTGCTCAAAGTTCAGAAACTGCAAAGGAGCCAGCAATCAAGACAAGTCAGAACAGGCTGTCAGGGACATCTGGTGAAATCCTACACACTTTACCCAAAGATGAGGTAGCCTTGCAGCACACGGCAAACACCAGAcggttttcttcttcctctccaccacctccacccaccCCTCCACCTCCACTCCCTGCAACAGAGGGCCGAGTATCTCCAGCCGACGGGGAAGAGGCCGATGAGGAGGACGGTGATACCGATGATAGTGACGAGTCAGACGAGGAACTGCGAACCTACAATATGCAGGAACAGAGCGGAGGGGAAGAGAGTGAGGAAGAGTGCCACCCAGTGCCTATTGTGGTGAGCGACAACAGTGAGGCCCACAAACTGCGCAGCCTGCTCAAGATGCCAACCTTGCTCACTGCAGAGAACCTGGAGGAGGAGCTTGAACACAAGAAGAAAACAGTGTCTTTTTTTGATGATGTTACCGTGTACCTCTTTGATCAG GAAAGCCCAACTAAAGAGCTGGCTGAGCACGGCTTCCCTTTAGGAGCAGAAGGTCAGACTTCACAAAGCAAACCCCAAGAGAGGGTTAATCCCTCAGATGACTCTTCAGATGGGAACATTTCAGAGGAGA GTGCAGGATTTGAGTGGGAAGATGACTTCCCCCTACTTCCTCTGCCAACATCCTCTGCTGCATCTGACTCCCCTCCATCCTGTCCCATCACCAAAACCCCAGACACTAAGCCAGCCATGCAGTACTCCCGCTTTACTGTCTCTCCCTCCAACGTGTCCCGGTTTTCCATCACTCATATCTCAGACTCTGATATGGACTCTGCAGGAG GAAGCAGTGAAGATGGAGAAAAAGAATAA
- the aatkb gene encoding serine/threonine-protein kinase LMTK1 isoform X2: MSTLASPASQGSPDVYILPLTEVSLPVAKQPARSVQLLKSTDLSRHSLLYLKEIGNGWFGKVLLGEVNVGLNTTQVVVKELKASASVQDQMHFLEEAQPFRALQHPALLQCLAQCTEVTPYLLVMEFCPLGDVKGYLRSCRTSETMTPEPLILQRMACDIASGLLHLHKHNFTHSDLALRNCLLTADVSVKIGDYGLAHTKYKDDYYVTSDQMYVPLRWIAPELVDEVHGNVLVADQTQQSNIWSLGVTIWELFELGNQPYRHYSDRQVLTYAVREQQLRLPKPLLKVPLAERWYEVMQFCWLQPDQRPTAEEVHLLLSYLCAKGASEAEEDFEKRWNSLRPNTGFSSQRGTSAMSQDHPSSTSSSFPLLELFSAGDGYQSESGDDILTVTETSHGLNFEYKWEQATADQSYRTPDTSSTLGQVNHHCQEAFYPPGGIVGGCPMESLSHGASPSYYQPKHLHAPGVLPVLSAHSPSVNSEYYIRIEEPVDCNIDLDYTMASYSPDYQGSSGSFLTGSADSGECMACPSQAKSMAPYWSADIHKSDMYDSNDSSPAISLTMEPLLGQVSDNSPLRPWESSHYVSYKDRDGGYYYDHSPPLGIDHYFIGGEHSSEHHQESWGSRSLRQALGELENPLGISPSVNSLPQQVYRDAYLDTSQTSIIGKNVTGGYYDMMGSLRKTMPSHTRHNSHSVSINMETQGALFIGHRDSDSEEEEEDIFVERHTCNTWPSKHRHSSAGHQRRASHSCRQDTYADFHYTMPSTDIEDSWPEGHSMAFHSLPKPIDYLEPHQVKDNSACLGLSKHHAMVPSENCNTYIYLCHEGETQVPTSGECCHSHFVDPLTGLLVRNTGFCHNYSHTNYRDKVIDMPSNEEMINLSPAPGGPIVAKSTLKKSEDCGEQYVDLTTDELQFKEKREDVIKEITQKLPEPRKEAVTLTMTKATQATPPPDDNVHVMVAITDPQSELSHTSDSGVDRGGSNVSLADILDCSDDDEEEDITDDITDVTSGIFADESSELNASPAFKLLQKQVGTPDSMDSMDLPSVAGSCEGSSPASSHPSNSPKAMDSGYDTENNESPEFVPKEPHEPREQPLAKPTLDVSLEEDEVLEEHGPEAKAVPTEGEHLLGEDLALAASQTGDPILLPLSDKTPYRDSAYFSDYENEKQSRDEREELQMGKADEENVEKEPDIAEKKAAKRKSEEEEEQQDAVANKDIKLEMKQRLPNTTEFSSPPDAEEYLTEECCQDETLGLPPEPSDTEGALDEWPSQEESSSLGDWAAEVVGAMEEALGALNGDCATSVKVDKEEADDIKDSAQSSETAKEPAIKTSQNRLSGTSGEILHTLPKDEVALQHTANTRRFSSSSPPPPPTPPPPLPATEGRVSPADGEEADEEDGDTDDSDESDEELRTYNMQEQSGGEESEEECHPVPIVVSDNSEAHKLRSLLKMPTLLTAENLEEELEHKKKTVSFFDDVTVYLFDQESPTKELAEHGFPLGAEGQTSQSKPQERVNPSDDSSDGNISEESAGFEWEDDFPLLPLPTSSAASDSPPSCPITKTPDTKPAMQYSRFTVSPSNVSRFSITHISDSDMDSAGGSSEDGEKE, from the exons ATGTCCACCTTGGCCTCTCCGGCCTCCCAGGGCAGCCCTGATGTGTACATCCTACCGCTCACTGAGGTGTCCCTGCCTGTCGCCAAGCAACCTGCTCGATCAG TCCAACTCCTGAAATCCACGGATCTCAGCCGCCACAGTCTTCTCTACCTGAAAGAGATCGGGAATGGCTGGTTCGGGAAG GTTCTTCTGGGGGAGGTGAACGTGGGCCTGAATACCACCCAAGTGGTGGTCAAGGAACTGAAAGCCAGTGCCAGTGTGCAGGACCAGATGCACTTCCTAGAAGAAGCACAGCCTTTCCG TGCCCTCCAGCATCCTGCTCTGCTGCAGTGTCTTGCCCAGTGCACCGAGGTCACTCCCTACTTGTTGGTGATGGAGTTTTGTCCTCTG GGGGATGTGAAGGGTTATCTCCGAAGCTGCAGAACCTCTGAAACCATGACCCCAGAGCCCCTGATTCTTCAAAGGATGGCCTGTGACATCGCCTCAGGGCTCCTGCACCTGCACAAACACAACTTCACACACAG TGACCTGGCTTTAAGGAACTGCTTGCTGACGGCTGATGTCTCAGTGAAGATCGGAGATTATGGTCTGGCCCACACAAAGTACAAG GATGATTATTATGTGACATCAGATCAGATGTATGTGCCCCTGCGCTGGATTGCTCCGGAGCTGGTGGACGAGGTGCATGGAAACGTGCTGGTGGCAGACCAGACCCAACAGAGCAACATCTG GTCTCTTGGTGTGACAATATGGGAGCTGTTTGAGCTGGGAAACCAGCCCTACAGACACTATTCTGACAGGCAGGTACTGACCTATGCTGTTAGGGAGCAGCAGCTGCGACTGCCCAAACCGCTGCTCAAAGTGCCCCTAGCTGAGCGCTG GTATGAGGTGATGCAGTTCTGCTGGCTCCAGCCTGATCAGAGACCCACAGCAGAGGAAGTTCACTTGCTGCTCAGCTACCTATGTGCCAAGGGGGCCAGTGAGGCCGAAGAGGACTTTGAGAAGCGTTGGAACTCCCTGCGTCCCAATACTGGATTCAGCAGTCAGCGTGGTACTTCAGCAATGTCACAGGACCACCCCTCATCAACCTCCTCATCTTTCCCACTCTTAGAACTTTTTTCAGCTGGTGATGGCTACCAatcagagtctggggatgacaTACTAACGGTCACTGAGACCAGCCATGGCCTAAACTTTGAGTACAAGTGGGAGCAAGCCACGGCAGACCAGTCATATAGAACCCCAGACACTTCTAGTACCTTGGGTCAGGTAAACCATCATTGTCAGGAAGCATTTTACCCACCTGGAGGCATTGTGGGAGGCTGCCCTATGGAAAGTCTGAGCCATGGAGCTTCTCCTTCATACTATCAACCAAAACATCTACACGCTCCAGGTGTACTTCCTGTCCTCAGTGCCCATAGCCCCTCAGTAAACAGTGAATACTACATTCGCATTGAGGAGCCAGTAGACTGTAACATTGATCTGGACTACACCATGGCCTCCTACAGCCCAGACTACCAGGGCAGCAGTGGGAGCTTCCTGACTGGAAGTGCAGACTCGGGTGAGTGCATGGCCTGCCCATCACAGGCTAAAAGCATGGCTCCTTATTGGTCAGCTGACATCCATAAATCTGACATGTATGACTCCAATGACTCAAGTCCTGCCATCTCCCTGACGATGGAACCCCTTTTAGGTCAAGTGTCGGATAACAGCCCCCTACGACCCTGGGAGTCTAGTCACTATGTGTCCTATAAAGATCGAGATGGGGGTTACTACTATGATCACTCACCACCTTTGGGAATAGATCACTATTTTATTGGAGGTGAGCACTCCAGTGAGCATCATCAGGAAAGCTGGGGGTCAAGAAGCCTGCGTCAGGCTTTGGGTGAGTTGGAAAACCCGCTAGGAATATCCCCATCTGTAAACAGTCTGCCTCAACAGGTTTACCGAGATGCATACTTGGACACAAGTCAGACATCCATCATAGGAAAGAATGTAACTGGAGGCTATTATGACATGATGGGTTCCCTGAGGAAGACTATGCCCAGCCACACAAGACACAACAGCCACTCTGTCAGTATCAACATGGAGACTCAGGGGGCCCTCTTCATTGGACACAGAGACAGTGATtcggaagaggaagaagaggacatATTTGTTGAGAGACACACTTGTAATACTTGGCCTTCAAAGCACCGCCACAGCAGTGCAGGTCACCAGAGACGGGCGAGCCATAGTTGCCGACAGGACACTTACGCTGACTTCCATTATACGATGCCAAGTACAGACATCGAGGATTCCTGGCCAGAAGGGCACAGCATGGCCTTCCACTCTCTACCCAAACCCATTGATTATCTTGAGCCACACCAGGTCAAAGATAACAGTGCCTGCCTCGGTTTGAGTAAACATCATGCTATGGTGCCCTCAGAAAACTGCAATACCTACATCTACCTGTGCCATGAAGGTGAGACTCAGGTGCCAACATCTGGAGAGTGTTGCCACTCACACTTTGTTGACCCACTCACTGGCTTGCTAGTTAGAAACACTGGCTTCTGCCACAACTACAGTCACACTAACTACAGAGATAAAGTCATTGACATGCCAAGCAATGAAGAGATGATCAATCTGTCACCAGCTCCAGGGGGTCCCATTGTGGCCAAATCTACTCTGAAAAAGTCTGAGGACTGTGGAGAACAGTATGTTGATCTTACAACCGATGAGCTCCAGTTTAAAGAGAAGAGGGAGGATGTAATCAAGGAAATCACACAAAAACTGCCAGAACCTAGAAAAGAAGCGGTGACTCTGACAATGACTAAAGCCACTCAAGCCACTCCACCTCCTGATGATAACGTGCATGTGATGGTGGCCATCACAGATCCACAGTCAGAATTGAGTCACACCAGTGACAGTGGTGTTGACCGTGGAGGCTCCAATGTCAGCCTCGCTGACATCCTTGACTGCAGTGAcgatgatgaagaagaagataTCACAGACGACATCACTGATGTTACCTCAGGCATCTTCGCTGATGAGTCCAGCGAGCTGAATGCTTCCCCTGCCTTCAAGTTGCTACAAAAGCAGGTGGGAACACCTGACTCCATGGATTCCATGGATCTGCCATCTGTAGCTGGCTCTTGTGAAGGCTCCAGCCCTGCATCCTCCCACCCCTCGAACTCACCTAAAGCTATGGACAGTGGCTATGACACAGAGAATAACGAGAGCCCCGAGTTTGTTCCCAAGGAACCTCATGAACCCCGTGAACAGCCTTTGGCAAAACCTACCCTTGATGTCAGTCTGGAGGAGGACGAGGTGCTGGAGGAGCATGGACCTGAAGCTAAAGCGGTGCCCACAGAGGGTGAGCATTTATTGGGTGAAGATTTGGCACTAGCAGCCTCACAGACAGGTGACCCCATTCTGTTACCATTGAGCGATAAGACTCCATACAGAGACTCTGCCTACTTTTCAGACTATGAGAATGAAAAGCAGAGTCGGGATGAGAGAGAAGAACTCCAAATGGGCAAAGCAGATgaagaaaatgttgaaaaagAACCAGACATTGCAGAAAAGAAGGCTGCAAAAAGGAaaagtgaagaagaggaagaacaacAGGATGCTGTGGCAAACAAGGACATAAAACTTGAAATGAAGCAAAGATTACCAAACACAACAGAATTCTCTTCTCCACCAGATGCTGAGGAGTACTTGACAGAGGAATGCTGCCAAGATGAGACATTAGGGCTTCCTCCAGAGCCTTCTGATACTGAGGGAGCACTGGATGAATGGCCATCACAGGAAGAGAGCTCATCTTTGGGAGACTGGGCAGCTGAGGTGGTTGGGGCCATGGAAGAAGCTCTCGGTGCCCTGAATGGAGATTGTGCCACCAGTGTGAAGGTAGATAAGGAGGAAGCAGATGACATAAAAGACTCTGCTCAAAGTTCAGAAACTGCAAAGGAGCCAGCAATCAAGACAAGTCAGAACAGGCTGTCAGGGACATCTGGTGAAATCCTACACACTTTACCCAAAGATGAGGTAGCCTTGCAGCACACGGCAAACACCAGAcggttttcttcttcctctccaccacctccacccaccCCTCCACCTCCACTCCCTGCAACAGAGGGCCGAGTATCTCCAGCCGACGGGGAAGAGGCCGATGAGGAGGACGGTGATACCGATGATAGTGACGAGTCAGACGAGGAACTGCGAACCTACAATATGCAGGAACAGAGCGGAGGGGAAGAGAGTGAGGAAGAGTGCCACCCAGTGCCTATTGTGGTGAGCGACAACAGTGAGGCCCACAAACTGCGCAGCCTGCTCAAGATGCCAACCTTGCTCACTGCAGAGAACCTGGAGGAGGAGCTTGAACACAAGAAGAAAACAGTGTCTTTTTTTGATGATGTTACCGTGTACCTCTTTGATCAG GAAAGCCCAACTAAAGAGCTGGCTGAGCACGGCTTCCCTTTAGGAGCAGAAGGTCAGACTTCACAAAGCAAACCCCAAGAGAGGGTTAATCCCTCAGATGACTCTTCAGATGGGAACATTTCAGAGGAGA GTGCAGGATTTGAGTGGGAAGATGACTTCCCCCTACTTCCTCTGCCAACATCCTCTGCTGCATCTGACTCCCCTCCATCCTGTCCCATCACCAAAACCCCAGACACTAAGCCAGCCATGCAGTACTCCCGCTTTACTGTCTCTCCCTCCAACGTGTCCCGGTTTTCCATCACTCATATCTCAGACTCTGATATGGACTCTGCAGGAG GAAGCAGTGAAGATGGAGAAAAAGAATAA